CCCGTACGGCGGAACCCCGACGGGACACCCGCAGGAGGGCCGCCGCACCCCCTAGGGGATGTCACAGGTCGGCCGCAAAGCCGGGCCCTGACCGCAGGGCCCGGCACACCGATCTCCGGGACCAGGTACGTTCGAAGACGTGGCTGGATTCAGGATCGGACGGGGCAGCCGGAACAACGGCACCCCGCAGACGCGCCCCCAACAACCTCCGTACGGGCAGCAGGCGCCCCAGGGACAGTCGTACGGCTATCCCCCGCCGCCGCAGCAGCCGTACGGCGGCCCGGGCGGCGGCGGTGGCGGCTGGCCGCAGGCCAACAGGGGCGGTGGCCAAGGCGGTTACGGCCCCGGCGGCCATGGCGGTCGCGGCGGCCATGGCGGCCACGGGGGTCACGGAGGCCACGGGGGTCACGGCGAGCCGGAGTACTTCGGCGACGGTGACCACCCGCACGGCCCCGGCGGCGCCCACGACCCGTACGCGGCGAACAACCCGGGCCACACCCAGGCCTTCTCCGTCGGCGAGGACCCCTACACCCAGGGCGGGACCTACCAGGCGGGTTCGGCCCCGGCCGGCCCCATCGGGCCCCGTCTGCACTGGAAGGCCCTGCTGCGCGGCATCATCTTCGCCCCCTCGCAGACCTTCCTGCAGATGCGGGACTACACGATGTGGGGCCCGGCCCTGATCGTGACGCTGCTGTACGGCCTGCTCGCCGTCTTCGGCTTCGACACGGCCCGTGAGGACGCGATCAACGCGACCCTCTCCAACGCGGTCCCGATCGTCCTGACCACGGCGGCCGCGATGGCGGTGTCCGCTTTCGTCCTGGGCGTGGTCACCCACACCATGGCCCGCCAGCTCGGCGGCGACGGCGCCTGGCAGCCCACCGTCGGCCTCTCCATGCTGATCATGTCCCTCACGGACGCCCCCCGCCTGGTCTTCGCCATGTTCGCGGGCGGCGACGCGACCCTCGTCCAGGCCCTCGGCTGGGCGACCTGGGTGGCCGGCGGCGTCCTGCTCACCCTGATGGTCTCCAAGTCCCACGACCTCCCGTGGCCGAAGGCCCTGGGCGCGAGCGCGATCCAGCTGATCGCACTGCTGTCGATCGTGAAGCTGGGCACGTTCTAGCGGACGGCGGTCCACGGAAGAGGAGGCCCCTGCCGGTGCGGCAGGGGCCTCTTCTCATCGTGTGCGCCGGACGGTGCGGTGAAGGCCCGGGTCGAGGCCCCGCAGGGCGGCCTCGACGTCCTCCCGCAGACGCCGCATGACACTCACGCCGTCCGTGACCCCGTCCGAGAGGGTCCAGGTACGGATGCCCCACACCGCGTCCACCCGCCCGGCATCGCTCGTGGCCCCGGCCGGGCTCAGCCGCAGCGACGCGGTGAAGTTCCGGCGCGAGAGGGCACTGCCGTACGCGACGACCACCTCGGAGTCCGACGCCTCCAGGACGTACGCGTCGGCCAGGACCGCCGGACACTGCGGAGCGAGCCGCACGGACGACAGGACCACGTCCCGGATCCGGCCCGGGTCGGCCGCCAGGGTGAAGTGCAGCTCCTCGGCCACCAGCTGCTGCCCGTCGCGGTGGTCGCGCCGGGCGAACACATGCTGCTTGGCCTTCGCGCGCCCGTAGTCCTTGAGCTTCCCCCACAGCACGGCCAAGATCACCAGGACCACCAGCGCCAGTACGCCCATCAGCGTTCCGGAGATCCCGTCCGAGGTGCCGGGCGACGTCCCGTTCACCGGCCGCGGCTCTGGTCGCGCAGCTTCTTGCCCGCGAGTGCGGCGCCTGCGCCGATCATCGCGAGCACTCCGTAGGTGACGAACAGACCCATGCTCGTCGTGCCCACCTTCAGCAGCACGGCCATGACCACGAACAGGGCCGTGCCCGCCCCCATCAACACCTTTTCCACGCTCACCCGGCTGCCCGTCCTCACTGTTCGATCCGCGCCGGGAGCACGGCGGTCACCGGCTCCCGGCCATTGCCAAGTAACTGATCCGTGTGTCGTGGCTCACCCGAAGGGCCGGGTCGAGCCCATCCCGAGCGGATGGCCGCAGAGCGCGGCGACGCTCTCCGTGGCCTCGCTCAGCTCCAGGAGGGAGGTCTCGTCGGCGTCCGAGACGGAGTCCAGCCGTTCCGCGTCGGACGAGAGGTCCTCCGGCCCCTCGTAGCGGTCGGCCACGTCCGCGAGCTCGCCGGCCGCCCAGAACACCGGGTCCCCGAACACCGTGCCGATGCCGATGCGGTCGCTCAGGGAGTCGTACCGCTCACAGACCTCCTTCCTGGACGTCGGCCCCGTGGCGCACCCGGCGGTGGTCAGTGCGATCAGCCCGACGGCGACCACGGCTACGGCGATCCGTCGTGGACCCCCGGCTCGGCGCGTCATCCGCCTCCCCCTCTCTGCTGCTGCCTGCTTCTTCTCGCGTCCCGTCACCGGCCGGCCCCCCGGCCCGGTGACCGTCACCGCCCGCCGGGCCACCGGCGGGAACGCGGGGTGGGCGGCGAACTCACCCGGGCGTCACCGCCCGCCACGACCGCGCCGTTCATGTGCACGCTGTGCCCGGCGCTGATGGACACCCCGCCGCGCCCGTCCCGGTCCCGCCCTTCGTCCGTCCCGGCAACCGACTCGCGGGCGATCCGCATCGCGCAGGCGTTGTCGCCGGGCACATGCAGCCACGCCCTGGCACGGGTCTCCTTGACCTGGAACGTGATCGGGTGGAACGTCGTGGGTTCCACTCCCGGCAGACCGGCCCGCACCACCGAGTCGTGGATCACCTCGGACACCACGAGTGCCGTGTCGCTCGCGGCCTCGTCGAGCGCCTGCCGCAGCGGCTCGCCGTCGCAGAGCCGGAAGACGTGGTTGACCGCGTTCCCCGCGAAGCCGTGCCCGTCGCGATGGACGGCCCCGGCGTGCACGGCGATCCTGAGCCGCAGCAGCGGGTCGCTGCGCCGTCTCGCGCCCAGCCCGTCTTCCAGCCGGGGCAGCACAGCGGTGAACAGGGCCTGCACCGGCAGATCCGGCGGTATGACCAGCAGCACGCCGTCCCCCCGGTCCTCCTGGGGGCACAGCCGCCACAACTCGTCGGAGAACGCGGCCCGTAACTCGGCGTAGAGGTCCTCGCGACTGCGCAGTTGGTCACGGTCGCTGCGCGAGCTGAATCCCTTGATGTCGGCGAAGAGCAGAGGGACATGCTGGGCATGGGGGAACACGGCGGATGTCACTTTCTGGGTTGGGACGGGTGGGGCGGGGCGGCGGCCGATGGGGCGGCGGCTGGAGCGCCGGGGACGGGGCCGGGAGGCCGACGGGGCGGCGACGGGGACGCGGGACGGGGCCGGGCGGCCGACCGAATGGCGGCGGGGACGCCGGACGGGGCCGGGGGCCGACGGGGGTGCGGCGGCGGGGACGCCGGGCGAGGCCGGTGGCAGAGGGCCGGGGGCCGAGAGCCGAGAGCCGCGGGGCCTGGTCGCCGGCTACGACGTCGGGAGCTGGAACATGCCGCACTTCAGTTCCTGGCTCTTCGCGTCGACCAGCGAGAGGAACAGCCCGGCGCCGCAGAGCTTCAGCAGTCCGTAGTCGGAGGTGTTCAACTGCCAGCGCCCGCCCGCCTGGACGAGCCGTGCGGTGCCCTGGCTGCTCCCCTGCCAACTGAGCGCGACCTGGGCGCCGGAGTCGATCTCCTCCGGTTCGCCGAGCCCCACTTCCTCGACCCGGTCCCGGTACGACTGCGACTTCGCGGCGAACGCCGAGTTCATGGTGGTCTCACAGCTGCTGTCGCCGGGCTGCACGAGGTGGCACCAGGAGGCGGCGTCCCCGAGCCGCTCGGCCAGCCGGGTCTGCTCGACCGTGTGCAGGGCACCGGGGAGCCCGGGCTCCTCCACCACGGACACGTCGACCGCGGGGTCTGAGCCCAGGGAGACGCCGGTCCAGATCGAACCGGACAGGACGACGACCGCCAGGCTTGCGGCCAACAAGGGGTTCGCGAAGGCCCATTGCCGGGCCTTCTGAATGATGGTGACGTCGCCTCCGGCCACGACCGCGCCGCCGCTGATGGTCGTACTGCCCCCGGACCGGATGTCCACCCGGTTCTGCGCGCCGCGTGCGTCCTGCCCCTGGCGTGGATCCGGACCACGCGGCGGCTCCCGCTCTTCGAGCATTTGTCATACCTGTCTACTCATGTGTCTGCAAGGCACATAAGAGCAGCATCAAGATGGCCAAAAGGATGCAACTGCCTCGTAAGGAGGCCCGAGTTTGGGACGCTCCCGGTGTGAGGCACAAGACGTTCTGGGACATCCTCGACGGCGACGAACGCAAGGCGATGGCGCAGGTCGGGCGGGCCCCGCGGGAACCGGTCGAACCCGGCGGGACGATCCTCCGGCAGAGCGACCTCGCCGACCGGGTCGCCCTGATCATCAGCGGCGCATGCCGTGTGCTCTGGCACGGCGAGAACGAGCGCACGACCTATCTGGCCTCCCGGCGGCGCGGCGAACTCATCGGGGAGATGGGCCTGCTGGACCACGGCCCCCGCAACGCGACGGTGACGGCGCTGAATCGGACGTACCTCCGCTGGTACGGGCGGGAGACGTTCGAGGGACTGCTCGCCGAGCATCCGGGGATCCTGCGGAAGGTGCTCATGACCGTGTGCGCGCGGTTGAAGGAGTCGGACCACCACCGCGTCGTCGTCGCGTGCGCTCCCATCAGGCTCAGACTCGCCCGGCTGCTGCTACGGCTG
The DNA window shown above is from Streptomyces chartreusis and carries:
- a CDS encoding Yip1 family protein, with protein sequence MAGFRIGRGSRNNGTPQTRPQQPPYGQQAPQGQSYGYPPPPQQPYGGPGGGGGGWPQANRGGGQGGYGPGGHGGRGGHGGHGGHGGHGGHGEPEYFGDGDHPHGPGGAHDPYAANNPGHTQAFSVGEDPYTQGGTYQAGSAPAGPIGPRLHWKALLRGIIFAPSQTFLQMRDYTMWGPALIVTLLYGLLAVFGFDTAREDAINATLSNAVPIVLTTAAAMAVSAFVLGVVTHTMARQLGGDGAWQPTVGLSMLIMSLTDAPRLVFAMFAGGDATLVQALGWATWVAGGVLLTLMVSKSHDLPWPKALGASAIQLIALLSIVKLGTF
- a CDS encoding molybdenum ABC transporter substrate-binding protein, coding for MTRRAGGPRRIAVAVVAVGLIALTTAGCATGPTSRKEVCERYDSLSDRIGIGTVFGDPVFWAAGELADVADRYEGPEDLSSDAERLDSVSDADETSLLELSEATESVAALCGHPLGMGSTRPFG
- a CDS encoding adenylate/guanylate cyclase domain-containing protein; the encoded protein is MFPHAQHVPLLFADIKGFSSRSDRDQLRSREDLYAELRAAFSDELWRLCPQEDRGDGVLLVIPPDLPVQALFTAVLPRLEDGLGARRRSDPLLRLRIAVHAGAVHRDGHGFAGNAVNHVFRLCDGEPLRQALDEAASDTALVVSEVIHDSVVRAGLPGVEPTTFHPITFQVKETRARAWLHVPGDNACAMRIARESVAGTDEGRDRDGRGGVSISAGHSVHMNGAVVAGGDARVSSPPTPRSRRWPGGR
- a CDS encoding Crp/Fnr family transcriptional regulator; the encoded protein is MRHKTFWDILDGDERKAMAQVGRAPREPVEPGGTILRQSDLADRVALIISGACRVLWHGENERTTYLASRRRGELIGEMGLLDHGPRNATVTALNRTYLRWYGRETFEGLLAEHPGILRKVLMTVCARLKESDHHRVVVACAPIRLRLARLLLRLAEAEGETTALGIEIRQVTQEDLGDWLGMGREAAGRRVRELQALGLLGDAPTRSRIVVTDIEGLRRHAFGPEPDPSRTASEGPL